The Streptomyces sp. NBC_01275 genome has a segment encoding these proteins:
- a CDS encoding maleylacetate reductase, with the protein MKFTHETLPQRVVFAAGESPAAVAAEVEALGGSKVMLIASDREKELADPIAKEIPVVLRHEEVVMHVPVEVAARALQAAAGAGADILVSVGGGSTTGLAKAVALTTGLPIVAVPTTYAGSEATNVWGLTEGETKTTGVDGKVLPASVVYDAGLLTTLPGEMTVASGLNSMAHCVDSMWAPRTDPLDRAMAQEGIRALATGLPAVADDSTSVDGIEQTLYGAYLAAVAFASAGSGMHHKICHVLGGMFNLPHAQTHAVVLPYVLAFNAPQAPEAEARIAQAFGTVFPTDGASAGLAALRQVLDAPRALRDYGMPEDGIAKALGPITQAIPADNPTPVTDENLTALLKAAWAGAPIN; encoded by the coding sequence ATGAAGTTCACCCACGAAACCCTCCCCCAGCGGGTGGTGTTCGCGGCCGGAGAGTCGCCCGCCGCCGTGGCGGCGGAGGTCGAGGCGCTCGGCGGTTCCAAGGTCATGCTGATCGCGTCGGACCGCGAGAAGGAGCTGGCCGACCCGATCGCCAAGGAGATCCCGGTCGTACTGCGTCACGAGGAGGTCGTGATGCACGTACCGGTCGAAGTCGCGGCACGAGCCCTCCAGGCCGCAGCCGGCGCGGGCGCGGACATCCTGGTCAGCGTCGGCGGCGGCTCGACCACGGGTCTGGCCAAGGCGGTGGCGCTGACCACCGGACTGCCGATCGTCGCGGTACCCACCACGTACGCCGGCTCGGAGGCGACCAACGTGTGGGGCCTGACCGAGGGTGAGACCAAGACCACCGGTGTGGACGGCAAGGTGTTGCCCGCGTCGGTCGTCTACGACGCCGGTCTGCTGACCACGCTGCCCGGCGAGATGACCGTGGCCAGCGGCCTGAACTCGATGGCGCACTGCGTGGACTCGATGTGGGCGCCGCGTACCGACCCGCTCGACCGCGCGATGGCGCAGGAGGGCATCCGCGCACTGGCGACCGGCCTGCCGGCGGTGGCCGACGACTCGACGAGCGTCGACGGCATCGAGCAGACGCTGTACGGCGCCTACCTCGCCGCGGTCGCGTTCGCCTCGGCCGGCTCCGGGATGCATCACAAGATCTGCCACGTCCTCGGCGGCATGTTCAACCTCCCGCACGCACAGACCCACGCGGTCGTGCTGCCCTACGTGCTGGCCTTCAACGCCCCGCAGGCCCCCGAGGCGGAGGCGCGTATCGCCCAGGCCTTCGGCACGGTCTTCCCCACGGACGGGGCGAGCGCCGGCCTGGCCGCCCTGCGCCAGGTGCTGGACGCGCCGAGGGCGCTGCGCGACTACGGCATGCCCGAGGACGGCATCGCCAAGGCGCTGGGGCCGATCACACAGGCGATCCCGGCCGACAACCCGACCCCCGTCACCGACGAGAACCTGACCGCGCTGCTGAAGGCGGCGTGGGCCGGCGCCCCGATCAACTGA
- a CDS encoding dioxygenase translates to MATYVNPGSAQAHGTVYREVSSEQQAVEQQLVDNVLASFDACQDPRLQELMTSLVEHLHSFIREVRLTEEEWGTAIGFLTKAGHITDEVRQEFILLSDTLGASMQTINVNNQAYKGATEATVFGPFFVEDAPAIELGDDLAFGAPGEPCWVEGTVTDTDGIPLAGARIEVWEADEDGLYDVQYQADKRAGRAHLLSSADGSYRFWGLTPTPYPIPNDGPVGNMLDAVGRSPLRAAHLHFMVSHEGARTLVTHIFPEGDPIGRKDTVFGVKDSLIKRFEQQPTGTPTPDGRVIDGTWSRVRFDIVLAPKGV, encoded by the coding sequence ATGGCTACCTACGTCAATCCCGGCTCAGCCCAGGCCCACGGCACCGTCTACCGCGAGGTGTCGTCGGAGCAGCAGGCAGTCGAGCAGCAGCTCGTCGACAACGTCCTGGCCTCCTTCGACGCCTGCCAGGATCCGCGGCTGCAGGAACTCATGACCTCCCTGGTCGAGCACCTGCACTCCTTCATCCGCGAGGTCCGGCTGACCGAGGAGGAGTGGGGGACGGCGATCGGCTTCCTCACCAAGGCCGGCCACATCACCGACGAGGTCCGGCAGGAGTTCATCCTGCTGTCCGACACCCTCGGCGCGAGCATGCAGACGATCAACGTCAACAACCAGGCCTACAAGGGCGCCACCGAGGCGACCGTCTTCGGGCCGTTCTTCGTCGAGGACGCCCCGGCGATCGAGCTCGGCGACGACCTGGCCTTCGGCGCCCCCGGTGAGCCCTGTTGGGTCGAGGGCACCGTCACCGACACCGACGGCATCCCGCTCGCCGGCGCGCGGATCGAGGTCTGGGAGGCCGACGAGGACGGGCTCTACGACGTGCAGTACCAGGCCGACAAGCGGGCCGGCCGGGCGCACCTCCTCTCCTCGGCCGACGGCAGCTACCGCTTCTGGGGCCTCACCCCGACGCCGTACCCCATCCCGAACGACGGACCCGTCGGCAATATGCTCGACGCGGTCGGCCGCTCACCGCTGCGCGCCGCCCATCTGCACTTCATGGTGTCCCACGAGGGCGCGCGCACCCTGGTGACGCACATCTTCCCCGAGGGCGACCCGATCGGCCGCAAGGACACCGTCTTCGGCGTGAAGGACTCCCTGATCAAGCGGTTCGAGCAGCAGCCCACCGGCACGCCCACGCCCGACGGCCGCGTCATCGACGGCACGTGGAGCCGGGTGCGCTTCGACATCGTGCTCGCCCCCAAGGGCGTATGA